The following nucleotide sequence is from Salvia miltiorrhiza cultivar Shanhuang (shh) chromosome 7, IMPLAD_Smil_shh, whole genome shotgun sequence.
AAACTTAAATTACAAATTTCTAAATGTGCATTTATCATCTATTGTTGGAAATCTTAGTTCAAACATGTCTCCATCTTTTCAAGAACATCACATTTTATAACTCTAATCTATTGtgtgtgttggtcaagcggtaaTTGGTTAATATCCAAGGTCTAAGGTCTTCGGGTTCGAGTCTCATCTgacgcggcctttaaatttttttatttaatactgttaatttatcaaaaaaatataaatatcataagatttaataatttaatatatgtaaTAATTACAATAAGGGGTGGTGGCGCAGTTGGCTAGCGCGTAGGTCTCATAGCTTCTGAGTAATCCTGAGGTCGAGAGTTCGAGCCTCTCTCaccccattttttatttttatttttaagttttttattaatatttcagTTTTCATTTAtccccattttttatttttatttttaaattttttattaatatttcagTTTTCATTCatcgtttttttttaaaaaaaaaaaaattatccccattttttatttttattttgaaattttttattaatatttcagTTTTCATTCATCGAGAATTTCTGGTGGTTTTTCAATGTCAATTTTTCACTCAATACAACTTCAGTTTCCATTAATCAAGAATCTCTCAACTTCACTCTGAGGTTATTAGACTTTAATTTGGTTTCTAATGGTTTTCCCGAAGTCAATTTTTGACTAAACACTCGTCAAGAATCTCTCAACTTCACTCGGAAGCTGAATATTCATACTACAACCAAacacatctcatctcatctcatctcatcctTCTTGAAAAGGATATTgcaagagagagacagagacaaATAATCAAATGGAACTCATGAGCTGCAGAGCATACTACTAAACATTATATAGATGAGGATAACAACTAGTATCGTGTTATAACAAAGTCAATCAGAATCAAATCAAACATCCTACATAATTCCCCTTCACCAAACAATCACAAAAAATACAATGCCCCCAAACAAACAACATTCAAATCGCCTAGTCCAAAACCAACAACAGTAATACACCTACAATCAACAAACATATATAACTCCAGCTAAAGAATTCTTCCAAAGCGAATGCCAATCATCCCAATTTACCTCATCCACGAAGCTACATTGTCAAAAGAGCTACACCTAATCCTTCTTCTCCTCCGAATCCTTCCTCATCTCCTCCAACTCCTTCAACCACAGATCACCAAACTCGCAATCCTTCCACTGCTCGAACCACGGCCCCCCAAGCGTGTAATGTATCGCCTTCGGATAGGTGCTCCAGTCGCCCTCCACAACCCTATTGTGGCCCACAAGGAAGTTCCACACAAACGGAATCTCCCCAATCTCACCATCTTCGAGCCACTGAAACCTATGCAGGAACGCGCCCGTCTCCTTGTTCACCACCTCAGGCGTCAGCTCGCGGTTTTTGGGGTGGCTGCAGTTGTACACCACCATGGAAGACCAGTTCTTCCTCGGATACACAGTCTGCACTGCCCCATCCATCTTCGTCGTCTCTTTAGGCGCGTAGTCGTGCTGCACGCACATGATCGCGTATTTCTCATCGATCAATTGGAACAATTCGTTGATGTCGGCTAGGTATAGGAAATCGCAATCCACGAAAACCGCCCAGCCCTCGAAATTGGCCAGGAATGGGGTCAGGAAACGGGAGAATGAGAACTCCGTGCTCTCCAATTTCCCCCTTTCCCGCCAATAAACCCCCCTTTCGCGCAATTCGGTCTGCTTGATCGGGTGGATTTCGAGCGGGATCGAAGATCTTTTCAATAGAGAATAGCGGCAGACTTCGTAAGCGAGATCTTCGCGCGGATCATAGCCGATGAAAATCTTGAACGGCTTGCGGCTCACAGTGCCGTTGCTCGATTTCGGATCGGAGTTATTTGCCGCGACGCCGTTTGAGTGGTGCGGTTCTGCTACGGAATTGGGCATAATTTCTCGGTTGAGCGCTTCCAATCTGCACGAAAATGGGAAAGGGGAATAAAACCTAGAAAATTAATTCAAGAAAATGACATTGACTGTGGAATTCTTCGAACAGAGATTGGTGTTTTACCTGGCTAGCAGATTTGAGATGAGCGTAAACGGAGTTCTGTAGAGCTCGATGTGGAAGAAAGCGTCCAGATTGGatgttttatttattcttttcttttatgtcgctctttttgtgaagaaaatttGTGAGTCAAGTGATTTTCTTTTGGATAAATCTTTACGGATCAATTTTATCCGAATCAGTAGGGCTATAAAAGTCCAAAAAAATGACTGAAAATGTGTTTTACCTTAAATGTCCCTTATAaaagtttattattttaaaatactaaatttaatatattgtgaATATAAATTGAATGTCTTTTCAATTTTCTAGGCCATAAATTAAGTTCATGAACATATGCACTTAAATCAATACATTGAACATATATTGGATACATAAAATTCGGTGCTATGTAAAATTGaacatttcatttaattttttttataaaaaattaaacatttcataattcgtagcattttttatttaagaaaataagtAGTTTGGTATATATAAATAACTTGttttttaatatgtttttatgttttatctgacctttttgtttttgtaacatttttttatttaaacatcCCCAATCACTATAAAatgtatttcaatttaaaaatttaaatatttatatattattattattattattattattattatgttggataatatatctaaattaaatttctttacataaatcattaatgagtattgtaacatttttattattattatttatcaagtTTGTAACATTAGTTATCAAGATTATAAAAGtttgtaacatttttttatttaaacacccccaattattattattattattattattattattattattattattattattattattattattatttatcaagtATTGTGTATTTTTCAACATCATCTTGATTTTAGTATTTTCCATGAGATCGTAATTATTCGAAACAcaaccaaaaatataaaaagtctaaaatgtaatataatatatattctaatttaggattgtatatatgtatatgtatatcacATACTTAATAAAATTAGCATATTTTGtacaagtaattttttttagtatgaaaaaaaaattgtgtgagATTGAGCCTATTGTAATCTCCAATGAAATCATGAATAAATTAAGAAGAATTTGAGTTTACTAATTTTAATGTGTGTGAGATTTAGCctatcgtagatcttgatgatctaacgggtgaaaatagtttatattttatattctaaaaaaattgtaaaagttttttagaatataaaatataaactattttCACCCGTTAGATCATGAAGATCTACGATAGGCTCAATCTCACACACATTAAAATTAGTAAACTCAAATTCTTCGTAATTTATTCATGATTTCATTGGAGATTACAATAGGCTCAATctcacacaatttttttttcatactaaaaataattactttacTTGTACAAATTATTCTAATTTATTAAGTATGtgatacacacacacacacacacacacacatatatatatataggagggctATCgacctcttaaaataaaaaataacaactacaaataatgtatgaattttatgtataacacatatcaattcgctgtataaaggtatgaattgcgaaaaataaatttttgctacttttgggattcgaactcaggaccatgaattcatccaacaggatgttgaatcaaccgtagatcttgatgatctaagggcttaaaatgatttttattttatattttaagaagtgtacttattttagcccgctctatacatacatacatacatacatacatacatacatacatacatacatacatacatacatacatacatacatacatacatatatatatatatatatttgtaaataaatcatatcatatatatatgaaagctCAACCAATTACATAAATAGTAACATATTGCCTaagtttataatattatgaaaaaatttgATATTgcgtaaattaaattattagttaattttttttatctttttaatattttatatttgttagtCTTACggataaatgtaaataaattgtcCAACCAaagtttataatattatgaaaatttatattggtaatatatataattaaaatagactttaaatgaaataataacatatttttgtattaaatgATCACACATGTtcaataaatgtaaataaaatatttagtaaGTATATGTATTAGAGATTTAACAAATGGTGGTGTTAATGATTGTTATGCATCTATCGATCTCCTTTAGTGTACATTGGCATTGCTTAATGCATCTAAAGTTTCAATAATAGACATCATTTCAAACATTTATACGTCCTATTCTAACAACATCTGcgatcatttttattttgatataacgAGCAATAATTGTTCCTACCCGTTTCTTGtataacataaaattttaacatTCATATAATactattttcataatttaaatataaaaaatactttaaaatagACTTTATTGTTAAATATAAAACGCTCCTCAAACAATCTTAAAGTCAGTGGATTGACTCATGTGTGCATgtgtttttgaaatttaaaaaaaatgtatatatgcAAGGACGATGTACGAAATTGTAAACCCTCTACCCTTGATAAAATATTGAACCCTTTGTTTATAGttaatgaatattaaaaattatgaattaattatatttaataaagtatagTTTATTTCGTCAAGTTACCATACTAAAAGCTACAAAACTAATACAATCACTGTAGTTAAGCCGTTTTTTCGTATATATTAAGCAATAACTTTTTAATGCATTAAGATATCCAGcgaaaaaagaatgaaaagtacacaatatattttaaaattatgttgGCGATCACTAAAGCTAAAGttgttattcatatatatttgtgagcaagaaaaatatatacttcAATTGTAGCAATTGGACAAGAGGTGACAATTTCAtttacatgtatttatttttaaaatataaaattttgactctttatttttagttaataaatataaaaattaattatatttcatacaatatatataatttatgaattatgTGTATATTTAAATCACTTTACATATTATCAATCAAATGCGTACGAAAAACTTTAGCTTAAAATGTATCCATTGAATTTAGtctttacaaaaaagaaaagc
It contains:
- the LOC130992226 gene encoding protein CDI-like, which encodes MPNSVAEPHHSNGVAANNSDPKSSNGTVSRKPFKIFIGYDPREDLAYEVCRYSLLKRSSIPLEIHPIKQTELRERGVYWRERGKLESTEFSFSRFLTPFLANFEGWAVFVDCDFLYLADINELFQLIDEKYAIMCVQHDYAPKETTKMDGAVQTVYPRKNWSSMVVYNCSHPKNRELTPEVVNKETGAFLHRFQWLEDGEIGEIPFVWNFLVGHNRVVEGDWSTYPKAIHYTLGGPWFEQWKDCEFGDLWLKELEEMRKDSEEKKD